One Candidatus Limnocylindrales bacterium genomic region harbors:
- a CDS encoding MMPL family transporter has translation MAINYEVPADKRLLYWIGDRLIDLRHPVSIIVLFVTGLFAYWSFQLNLVTSFGELLPQTHPYVQIHNTYSKDFGGANNIVMMAEVEEGNIFNVENLGQIYLMTQEMDRVYGVNHSQIDSIGHRTTRHLRVAAAGTLRSEPIMIDMPRTADDAADIRRIVHNSENVFGILVSLDDKAALVRANFIEGRLEYNRIFEEMNERVIAPFTEGWTGAQLVDVEPDRAEALKVEKGTGIIVKRIFDKKTSSASQGGLEEGDVITAINGKTAMRRWEISSAIIKAKKENTGPVKVSYLRDGKPGEATIASGGSNVRVWAAGEPRLYGWVYNYAGDVFFILVITYCIEWVLRWFYFHDWRGALRPTITGLIAAFWGMGFIHLIGLALDPLMLVMPFLITARAVSHAIQMHDRYYEEFERCGWNKRRAIVASFAELFVPTFSGIATDAFGVLVILLVPVLMLQKLAVTASWWILAITISEMMLNPIVYYYLKAPEPELVMLRERGGFRRMIERFVDVLMSPLGRWVTIGSWLTAAAVAFYFARGLTIGDPHSASPLLWLDSPYNQSHNAVQGKFGGVEPLIIVAEGYDKNAMKDPHQLKDMEGFQRFLERDPSIGYSFSLADILRAVNSVFHELEPKWGVIPNNWVDVGGLFFIFFSGSPPTETAKYVSTDYSTAHVTFFARDHKGSNINRVIERSNEYIARSENTTLGIDVGSDNGKDVIVKSILPTPKWSNHEKSWIGKHVGGTVDSPFKVGDRIAAINGQDVEYLDDNARAEHQGGFQKVLHTIGLWSAVDYRSGLHKAAEDSRSISVKIDRGGQMVDADISPPWKARFRLAGGLIGVLAAANAELVRNDLLMNFLGFFTIWIILLFTYRSAMSGFYLLGPLVLSNMMVNAYMAMNDIGVNIHTLPLVTVGVGFGIDYGLYIVSRIIEEIQVNSDLEKSVREALVTSGKAVTFTAVTMIISTLFWVTSNIRFNAEMGLLLAIWMFISYVGSQTLTPVLILVFKPKFIMKEAGHAENRKLVRIKTA, from the coding sequence ATGGCGATCAATTACGAAGTCCCGGCGGACAAGCGCCTTCTCTACTGGATCGGTGACCGGCTCATCGACCTGAGGCACCCCGTCTCCATCATCGTGCTGTTCGTTACCGGCCTGTTCGCCTACTGGAGCTTCCAGCTCAACCTGGTGACGAGCTTCGGCGAGCTGCTTCCGCAGACCCATCCGTACGTGCAGATTCACAACACGTACTCGAAGGATTTCGGCGGCGCGAACAACATCGTGATGATGGCCGAGGTCGAAGAAGGCAACATCTTCAACGTCGAGAACCTCGGCCAGATCTACCTGATGACGCAGGAGATGGACCGCGTCTACGGCGTGAACCACAGCCAGATCGATTCGATCGGACACCGCACGACGCGCCATCTGCGCGTCGCCGCCGCCGGAACGCTGCGCTCCGAGCCGATCATGATCGACATGCCGCGCACGGCCGACGATGCCGCCGACATCCGGCGCATCGTTCACAACTCGGAGAACGTCTTCGGCATTCTCGTCTCTCTCGACGACAAGGCCGCGCTGGTCCGTGCGAACTTCATCGAAGGCCGACTCGAGTACAACCGCATCTTCGAAGAGATGAACGAGCGCGTGATCGCGCCGTTCACCGAAGGCTGGACGGGCGCGCAGCTGGTCGACGTCGAGCCGGATCGTGCCGAGGCCCTCAAGGTCGAGAAGGGCACCGGCATCATCGTCAAGCGCATCTTCGACAAGAAGACCTCCTCGGCTTCCCAGGGCGGACTCGAGGAAGGCGACGTCATCACCGCGATCAACGGCAAGACCGCCATGCGCCGGTGGGAAATCAGCTCGGCGATCATCAAGGCCAAGAAGGAGAACACCGGCCCCGTCAAGGTTTCCTACCTGCGCGACGGCAAGCCGGGCGAGGCGACGATCGCGTCGGGTGGATCGAACGTCAGGGTATGGGCCGCCGGCGAGCCGCGCCTGTACGGATGGGTCTACAACTACGCCGGCGACGTCTTCTTCATCCTCGTCATCACGTACTGCATCGAATGGGTGCTGCGCTGGTTCTACTTCCACGACTGGCGCGGCGCGCTGCGTCCGACCATCACCGGCCTGATCGCCGCGTTCTGGGGCATGGGCTTCATTCACCTGATCGGCCTCGCGCTCGATCCGCTGATGCTCGTGATGCCGTTCCTGATTACCGCTCGAGCGGTAAGTCACGCGATCCAGATGCACGATCGATATTACGAGGAATTCGAGCGCTGCGGCTGGAACAAACGGCGAGCCATCGTCGCGTCGTTCGCCGAGCTGTTCGTGCCGACGTTCTCGGGTATCGCGACGGACGCGTTCGGCGTTCTCGTCATTCTTCTCGTCCCGGTGCTGATGCTGCAGAAGCTCGCCGTGACTGCATCGTGGTGGATTCTGGCCATCACGATCTCCGAGATGATGCTGAACCCGATCGTGTACTACTACCTGAAAGCGCCCGAGCCTGAGCTCGTCATGCTGCGCGAGCGCGGCGGGTTCCGCCGCATGATCGAGCGCTTCGTCGACGTGCTGATGAGCCCGCTCGGCCGCTGGGTGACCATCGGATCATGGCTGACCGCGGCCGCAGTCGCGTTCTACTTTGCGCGCGGCCTGACGATCGGCGATCCGCATTCGGCCTCGCCGCTGCTGTGGCTCGATTCGCCGTACAACCAGTCGCACAACGCGGTTCAGGGCAAGTTCGGCGGCGTCGAGCCGCTGATCATCGTGGCCGAGGGCTACGACAAGAACGCGATGAAAGACCCGCACCAGCTCAAGGACATGGAGGGCTTCCAGCGCTTCCTCGAGCGTGACCCGTCGATCGGCTACAGCTTCTCGCTGGCCGACATCCTTCGCGCCGTCAACAGCGTGTTCCACGAGCTCGAGCCGAAGTGGGGCGTCATCCCGAACAACTGGGTCGACGTCGGCGGCCTGTTCTTCATCTTCTTCTCGGGATCGCCGCCGACCGAGACGGCCAAGTACGTCTCGACCGACTATTCGACCGCGCACGTGACGTTCTTCGCCCGCGACCACAAGGGCTCGAACATCAATCGCGTGATCGAGCGCTCGAACGAGTACATCGCGCGCAGCGAGAACACGACGCTCGGCATCGACGTCGGCAGCGACAACGGCAAGGACGTCATCGTCAAGAGCATCCTGCCGACGCCGAAGTGGTCGAACCACGAGAAGTCGTGGATCGGCAAGCACGTCGGCGGCACGGTCGACAGCCCGTTCAAGGTCGGCGACCGGATCGCGGCAATCAACGGCCAGGACGTCGAGTACCTCGACGACAACGCGCGCGCCGAGCATCAGGGCGGCTTCCAGAAGGTTCTGCATACCATCGGCCTGTGGTCGGCGGTCGACTATCGTTCCGGGCTCCACAAGGCGGCCGAGGATTCGCGGTCGATTTCCGTCAAGATCGACCGCGGCGGCCAGATGGTCGACGCCGACATCTCCCCGCCGTGGAAAGCGAGGTTCCGTCTCGCCGGCGGCCTGATCGGAGTGCTCGCGGCAGCTAACGCCGAGCTCGTCCGCAACGACCTGCTGATGAACTTCCTCGGGTTCTTCACGATCTGGATCATCCTGCTGTTCACGTATCGTTCGGCGATGTCGGGCTTCTATCTGCTCGGCCCGCTGGTGCTGTCGAACATGATGGTGAACGCGTACATGGCCATGAACGACATCGGCGTGAACATCCATACGCTGCCGCTGGTCACGGTCGGCGTCGGATTCGGCATCGACTACGGTCTCTACATCGTCAGCCGCATCATCGAGGAGATCCAGGTCAACAGTGACCTCGAGAAGTCGGTGCGCGAGGCGCTGGTGACGTCCGGAAAGGCCGTCACATTCACGGCCGTCACGATGATCATCAGCACGCTGTTCTGGGTAACGTCCAACATCCGGTTCAATGCCGAGATGGGACTGCTGCTCGCGATCTGGATGTTCATCAGCTACGTCGGATCGCAGACGCTGACTCCGGTGCTGATCCTCGTGTTCAAGCCGAAATTCATCATGAAGGAAGCCGGACACGCCGAGAACCGCAAGCTCGTGCGCATCAAGACCGCCTGA
- a CDS encoding YCF48-related protein, with protein sequence MGSNALSGRWRGLPLAVLAATAVTTGCHRHEAMEDMLTQKVYVSDRFYDLEILSPKEALIVGYNGKLLQTSDFGTTWNIIDSGSKNGLYSISFAADKKSGWIVGQGATIQKTTDGGKTWTAQGGKIYMTDDCRASGGDIDATDESDKCPLAPLFAISAIDANNAVAIGDRSTITITKDGGKTWTTSTLRPVVTGAMDENAGIAFEDPVLYDVQFLSPQVGYVVGEFGKILKTTDGGATWHDKQASLVGEEYFDIMELPTFFDVEFRNANDGYAVGLEGRIAKTSDGGETWSWAPHGIKEYDAPFYSVDLLPSGAVWAVGGSGQAVYAPPGGTLAKGNLGTQVNNWIRNVEFYDDNVGWMVGGFGFIMNTTDGGKTWFRRLG encoded by the coding sequence ATGGGATCCAATGCCCTTTCAGGTCGGTGGCGAGGTCTGCCACTGGCGGTCCTTGCCGCAACCGCGGTCACCACGGGCTGCCACCGGCATGAAGCCATGGAGGATATGCTGACCCAGAAGGTCTACGTATCCGACCGTTTCTACGACCTTGAAATTTTGAGTCCGAAAGAAGCCCTGATCGTCGGATACAACGGCAAGCTGCTTCAGACTTCCGATTTCGGAACCACCTGGAACATCATCGACAGCGGAAGCAAGAACGGCCTCTACAGCATCAGCTTCGCTGCCGACAAGAAGTCGGGCTGGATCGTCGGACAGGGCGCAACGATCCAGAAGACCACCGACGGCGGCAAGACCTGGACCGCGCAGGGCGGCAAGATCTACATGACCGACGACTGTCGCGCTTCCGGCGGCGACATCGACGCGACCGACGAGTCGGACAAGTGTCCGCTCGCTCCGCTGTTCGCGATCAGCGCGATCGACGCGAACAACGCGGTGGCCATCGGCGACCGCTCGACGATCACGATCACCAAGGACGGCGGAAAGACCTGGACGACGTCGACTCTTCGTCCGGTCGTCACCGGCGCGATGGATGAAAACGCGGGTATCGCGTTCGAGGATCCCGTCCTCTACGACGTCCAGTTCCTGAGCCCGCAGGTCGGATACGTCGTCGGAGAGTTCGGCAAGATCCTGAAAACGACCGACGGCGGCGCGACGTGGCACGACAAGCAGGCGAGCCTCGTCGGCGAAGAGTATTTCGACATCATGGAGCTGCCGACGTTCTTCGACGTCGAGTTCCGCAACGCCAACGACGGCTATGCCGTCGGTCTCGAGGGCCGCATCGCGAAGACCTCCGACGGCGGAGAAACCTGGAGCTGGGCTCCGCACGGCATCAAGGAATACGACGCACCATTTTACTCGGTGGATCTGCTTCCGAGCGGCGCGGTCTGGGCCGTGGGAGGATCGGGGCAGGCGGTCTACGCACCGCCGGGCGGAACTCTCGCCAAGGGCAACCTCGGCACGCAGGTCAACAACTGGATTCGCAACGTTGAATTCTACGATGACAACGTTGGCTGGATGGTCGGAGGCTTCGGCTTCATCATGAATACCACCGACGGTGGCAAAACCTGGTTCCGCCGCCTCGGCTAA
- a CDS encoding SCP2 sterol-binding domain-containing protein, whose product MTATETAPTPPTLQDRVREIFSAFEMQGAPGATTTTRYLLKLAGTATGTFLLEVGPDGVHWKNGEGESADVTIKIDTSDFIAIADGSLDGRLALASEKIELDGDLASAAQLLRLFFPEDPDA is encoded by the coding sequence ATGACCGCTACAGAAACCGCACCCACTCCGCCCACGCTCCAGGACCGCGTTCGAGAGATCTTCAGCGCGTTCGAGATGCAGGGTGCGCCAGGTGCGACCACGACGACCCGCTACCTTCTGAAGCTTGCCGGAACCGCGACGGGGACGTTCCTGCTCGAGGTCGGCCCGGACGGCGTGCACTGGAAGAACGGCGAAGGCGAGTCCGCCGACGTCACGATCAAGATCGACACCAGCGATTTCATTGCCATCGCCGACGGCAGCCTCGACGGCCGCCTCGCCCTCGCCAGCGAGAAAATCGAGCTCGACGGCGACCTGGCCTCGGCCGCCCAGCTTCTGCGCCTGTTCTTTCCTGAGGATCCCGACGCCTGA
- a CDS encoding response regulator, with protein sequence MGTAKMTARFRNSHLRDCVVLVDDEANIRETVAFILDAEGVEVATASDGIEGLAAVRRLRPKVVLLDVMMPKMDGYEVCRAIRQDANLMGMYVIILTAKGQRSDEQRAFETGADLYMSKPFDDEVVLKVIGEVFAGIPVS encoded by the coding sequence GTGGGTACCGCAAAAATGACCGCGCGCTTCCGCAACTCGCACCTTCGCGACTGCGTCGTGCTCGTCGATGACGAGGCGAACATCCGCGAGACCGTCGCGTTCATCCTCGACGCCGAAGGCGTCGAAGTAGCGACCGCGTCCGACGGCATCGAAGGCCTCGCCGCCGTGCGCCGACTGCGGCCGAAAGTCGTGCTGCTGGATGTGATGATGCCGAAAATGGACGGCTACGAAGTCTGCAGGGCCATCCGCCAGGACGCGAACCTGATGGGCATGTACGTGATCATCCTGACCGCCAAGGGCCAGCGCTCCGACGAACAGCGCGCCTTCGAAACCGGCGCCGACCTCTACATGTCCAAACCTTTCGACGACGAAGTCGTCCTCAAAGTAATCGGCGAAGTCTTCGCCGGCATCCCGGTATCCTGA
- a CDS encoding enoyl-CoA hydratase-related protein, with translation MSTTILTSIKDSLGWITLNRPEVRNALSSELMEEVGDAIAAFESDPSVRALVIAGEGPAFCAGADLRSMRSSRDSSDDANRSDAHRMGGLFHRIASCAKPVLARVHGPAIGGGVGLMAACDIVVAAESTRFQFSEVRLGIVPAVISPFCIRRLGRVTAKRLFLTGEPIDAKTAREHGLVDVVAPDAALDEAVTRITGDLAKAGPNALIAAKALVDTVCGLDGDAALRYTADLIARLRVSDEAVEGMTAFLEKRPAAWVPQK, from the coding sequence ATGAGCACGACGATCCTCACCTCGATCAAGGACAGCCTCGGCTGGATCACGCTCAACCGGCCCGAAGTGCGAAACGCGCTGAGCAGCGAGCTCATGGAAGAAGTCGGCGATGCGATCGCGGCGTTCGAATCGGACCCGTCGGTGCGCGCTCTCGTCATTGCAGGCGAGGGTCCGGCATTCTGCGCGGGCGCCGACCTTCGCAGCATGCGGAGCTCGCGCGACTCGTCCGACGACGCGAACCGCAGCGATGCGCATCGCATGGGCGGCCTGTTCCATCGCATCGCATCGTGTGCGAAGCCGGTGCTCGCGCGCGTGCACGGGCCGGCGATCGGCGGTGGGGTAGGGCTGATGGCGGCCTGCGACATCGTCGTCGCTGCCGAGAGCACGCGCTTTCAATTCTCCGAAGTCCGTCTCGGCATCGTGCCGGCGGTGATCTCGCCGTTCTGCATCCGAAGGCTCGGCCGCGTGACCGCCAAGCGCCTGTTCCTGACCGGCGAGCCGATCGATGCAAAGACCGCGCGCGAGCATGGACTGGTCGACGTCGTCGCGCCGGACGCGGCGCTCGACGAAGCCGTCACCCGCATTACCGGGGATCTTGCCAAGGCCGGTCCGAATGCGCTCATCGCGGCCAAGGCACTCGTCGATACGGTGTGCGGGCTCGATGGCGACGCGGCGCTGCGTTACACCGCCGACCTGATTGCGCGGCTTCGCGTATCCGACGAAGCCGTCGAAGGCATGACCGCGTTTCTCGAAAAGCGTCCGGCCGCGTGGGTACCGCAAAAATGA
- a CDS encoding acyclic terpene utilization AtuA family protein, giving the protein MKDKIIIANASGYWGDEGAAIARQVRGGPIDYLTMDYLAEITMIILARQKAESEQAGYARDFVAYLRPLMREIAEKGITVIANAGGINPGACARALDAAANDAGVKLPVAIVDGDDLQLRLGDLAAAGCKFPHLDTGEPIGERLAKVNSANAYIGARPIAAALAKGARIVVTGRTYDAASVLAPMVHEFGWSWEDYDKLASGLLAGHLIECGAQVTGGNYTRWEEVRSFENFGYPLVECSPDGSFVLTKHPDTGGLVSRRTASEQVLYEIGDPRFYASTDVVADFTSFAMEDEGNDRVRISGVRGRMPTDTLKVSMTYEAGMKAQAIVVVSGPESVRKARRFADIFWSRVKGSFEETRTEYIGYNACWGESAAPAVVPNEVALRFGCRSFDKKSMESFARELAGIALSGPPGICGAGGRPSPQPAYGYWPALIPRRLVTQRLFFDGASEDFPCDSGPGGPIERPEEGPVPEAAPGRRVRVPLGKVAHARSGDKGDVCNIGVIALKREFYPELVRELTAERVAQFYKSLARGKVSRYRLDNLGAMNFTMQQALGGGGTLSLQLDNQGKTASQGLLTMEIEVAEDLLDGVE; this is encoded by the coding sequence ATGAAAGACAAGATCATCATCGCGAACGCGAGCGGCTACTGGGGCGACGAAGGTGCTGCGATCGCGCGCCAGGTGCGCGGTGGTCCGATCGACTACCTGACGATGGACTACCTGGCCGAGATCACGATGATCATCCTCGCCAGGCAGAAAGCCGAGAGCGAGCAGGCCGGCTACGCGCGCGACTTCGTGGCGTACCTGCGGCCGCTGATGCGCGAGATTGCCGAGAAGGGAATCACCGTCATCGCGAACGCCGGCGGCATCAATCCGGGTGCCTGTGCGCGCGCTCTCGACGCCGCCGCGAACGACGCCGGCGTCAAGCTTCCGGTCGCGATCGTCGACGGCGACGACCTGCAGCTGCGTCTCGGCGACCTCGCAGCGGCGGGCTGCAAGTTTCCGCACCTCGATACCGGCGAGCCGATCGGAGAGCGCCTCGCAAAGGTCAACTCGGCGAACGCGTACATCGGGGCAAGACCGATAGCCGCGGCGCTCGCGAAAGGCGCGCGCATCGTCGTCACCGGCCGCACGTATGATGCCGCGTCGGTTCTCGCGCCGATGGTGCACGAGTTCGGCTGGAGCTGGGAAGATTACGACAAGCTCGCGTCCGGTCTTCTTGCCGGTCATCTGATCGAGTGCGGCGCGCAGGTGACAGGCGGCAACTACACGCGCTGGGAAGAAGTGCGCTCGTTCGAGAATTTCGGCTATCCGCTCGTCGAATGCTCGCCGGACGGAAGCTTCGTACTGACCAAGCATCCGGACACCGGTGGTCTCGTCAGCCGTCGCACCGCATCCGAGCAGGTCCTGTATGAGATCGGCGATCCGCGATTTTACGCGTCGACCGATGTCGTCGCCGATTTCACGTCGTTCGCAATGGAAGACGAAGGAAATGACCGCGTTCGGATTTCCGGCGTGCGCGGGCGAATGCCGACCGATACGCTCAAGGTTTCGATGACGTACGAAGCCGGGATGAAAGCCCAGGCGATCGTCGTCGTCAGCGGCCCCGAATCGGTGCGCAAGGCGCGCCGCTTTGCCGACATCTTCTGGAGCCGCGTGAAGGGCAGCTTCGAGGAAACGCGCACCGAATACATCGGCTACAACGCGTGCTGGGGAGAGTCGGCGGCGCCGGCGGTGGTGCCGAACGAGGTCGCGCTGCGCTTCGGCTGCCGCTCGTTCGACAAGAAGTCGATGGAATCTTTCGCACGCGAGCTCGCGGGCATTGCGCTGTCCGGTCCGCCCGGGATCTGCGGAGCGGGAGGGCGACCGTCGCCGCAGCCGGCATACGGATACTGGCCGGCGCTCATCCCGCGGCGGCTGGTTACGCAGCGGCTGTTTTTCGATGGCGCGTCCGAAGACTTTCCGTGCGACAGTGGGCCGGGCGGGCCGATCGAACGTCCGGAGGAAGGACCCGTGCCCGAAGCTGCTCCTGGCCGTCGCGTTCGCGTGCCGCTCGGAAAAGTCGCGCATGCGCGCTCCGGCGACAAAGGCGACGTCTGCAACATCGGCGTGATTGCGCTCAAGAGAGAATTCTATCCCGAGCTGGTGCGCGAGCTTACCGCCGAGCGCGTCGCGCAGTTCTACAAATCGCTCGCCCGGGGCAAGGTCTCGCGTTACCGGCTCGACAACCTGGGCGCGATGAACTTTACGATGCAGCAGGCGCTCGGAGGCGGAGGCACGCTGTCGCTGCAGCTCGACAACCAGGGCAAGACCGCGTCGCAGGGGCTGCTGACGATGGAGATCGAAGTGGCCGAGGATCTGCTGGACGGTGTGGAATGA
- a CDS encoding carboxyl transferase domain-containing protein, with amino-acid sequence MQRLISQVRTSAPEFAENLRVNEALAAELRAKLAQVRIGGTEKARQRHLSRGKLLPRDRVEGLLDPGSPFLELSPLAAWEMYGSEAPAAGCITGIGRIRGRLAMVICSDATVKGGTVYPMTVKKQIRAQTIALENRIATVYLVDSGGAFLPLQAEIFPDAHNGGRGFYLQSRMSAAGIPQVAVVMGSCTAGGAYTPAMCDENIIVGNQGTIFLGGPPLVKAATGEEVTAEELGGGDVHTRISGVADHLAANDRDGLAIARDVFENLVMGAGGPLEREASEEPHYDPAELYGIIPKDTRTPYDCREVIARLVDGSRFHEFKQRYGTTIVTGFARLYGRTIGIIANNGVIFSEAALKATHFIELCCQRRTPILFLQNITGFMVGRRYEHGGITKDGAKMVHAVANAEVPKLTVIIGASHGAGNYAMCGRAYSPRFLFMWPNSRISVMGGEQAASTLVQVKKAQLATEGQELDPAFEKAMHDQVVSTYEAEGSPWYSTARLWDDGVIDPLDTRAALGLALEAALQAPVQATRNGVFRM; translated from the coding sequence ATGCAGCGACTGATTTCGCAGGTGCGCACTTCCGCGCCGGAGTTCGCCGAAAACCTGCGCGTGAACGAGGCGCTCGCGGCGGAGCTTCGTGCAAAGCTCGCACAGGTTCGAATCGGCGGCACCGAGAAGGCGCGCCAGCGCCATCTGTCGCGCGGAAAGCTGCTGCCGCGCGACCGCGTCGAGGGCCTGCTCGATCCCGGATCGCCGTTTCTCGAGTTGTCGCCGCTCGCTGCGTGGGAGATGTACGGAAGCGAAGCCCCGGCGGCCGGCTGCATCACCGGCATCGGTCGCATCCGCGGACGTCTGGCCATGGTCATCTGCAGCGACGCGACCGTCAAAGGCGGCACGGTCTATCCGATGACCGTCAAGAAGCAGATCCGCGCGCAGACGATCGCGCTCGAGAACCGCATCGCCACCGTCTACCTCGTCGATTCCGGCGGTGCGTTCCTGCCGCTTCAGGCCGAGATCTTTCCCGACGCGCACAACGGCGGGCGCGGCTTTTACCTGCAGTCGCGCATGTCGGCGGCGGGAATTCCGCAGGTCGCGGTCGTGATGGGCTCGTGCACCGCGGGAGGCGCGTACACGCCGGCGATGTGCGACGAGAACATCATCGTCGGCAATCAGGGCACGATCTTTCTCGGCGGGCCGCCGCTCGTCAAAGCGGCAACCGGTGAAGAGGTCACTGCCGAAGAGCTCGGCGGCGGCGACGTCCATACGCGGATTTCCGGCGTCGCCGATCATCTCGCCGCCAACGACCGCGACGGTCTCGCGATCGCGCGCGACGTGTTCGAGAACCTCGTCATGGGCGCAGGCGGCCCGCTCGAGCGCGAAGCGTCCGAGGAGCCGCACTACGATCCGGCCGAGCTCTACGGAATCATCCCGAAGGACACGCGCACGCCGTACGACTGCCGCGAGGTCATCGCGCGCCTCGTCGACGGCAGCCGCTTCCACGAATTCAAGCAGCGCTACGGCACGACGATCGTCACCGGCTTCGCGCGGCTCTACGGCAGGACGATCGGGATCATCGCGAACAACGGCGTGATCTTCTCGGAGGCGGCGCTCAAGGCGACGCACTTCATCGAGCTGTGCTGCCAGCGGCGCACGCCGATCCTGTTCCTGCAGAACATCACCGGCTTCATGGTCGGACGGCGCTACGAGCACGGCGGCATCACCAAGGACGGCGCGAAGATGGTCCACGCGGTCGCCAATGCCGAGGTGCCGAAGCTGACGGTGATCATCGGCGCATCGCATGGCGCCGGGAACTACGCGATGTGCGGCCGCGCCTACAGTCCGCGGTTCCTGTTCATGTGGCCGAACTCGCGCATCTCGGTCATGGGCGGAGAGCAGGCGGCGAGCACGCTGGTGCAGGTCAAGAAGGCGCAGCTTGCGACCGAAGGTCAGGAGCTCGACCCGGCATTCGAGAAGGCGATGCACGACCAGGTGGTCTCGACGTACGAGGCCGAAGGCAGCCCGTGGTACAGCACGGCGCGCCTCTGGGACGACGGCGTCATCGATCCGCTCGACACGCGCGCGGCGCTCGGGCTTGCGCTCGAAGCGGCGCTTCAGGCGCCCGTGCAGGCTACTCGCAACGGCGTGTTTCGCATGTGA
- a CDS encoding CBS domain-containing protein: MSTNTPNPPNAPMMPGDPPDPVADEVDESVAGFIQKTIAEYEETGTDKSSFNEKVLTRPLAVLPPSEPVLIESPASVLEAVHLMRDRHAGCVLIVRAGKLKGIFTDRDVVARVVAAGLDPSKIAVRRVMTADPETLRPTDSIAFALNLMSLGGYRHIPLVDKSGTPVGTVSVKDIVGYLVGFFPKSVINLPPAPRANYARQREGA; this comes from the coding sequence ATGAGCACGAACACTCCGAATCCACCGAATGCGCCGATGATGCCCGGAGATCCGCCCGATCCCGTCGCCGACGAAGTCGACGAGAGCGTTGCGGGTTTCATCCAGAAGACGATCGCCGAATACGAAGAGACCGGCACCGACAAGTCTTCGTTCAACGAGAAGGTCCTGACGCGCCCGCTGGCCGTGCTGCCTCCGAGCGAGCCCGTGCTGATCGAATCGCCCGCGTCGGTTCTCGAAGCCGTGCATCTGATGCGTGACCGCCACGCCGGATGCGTGCTCATCGTCCGTGCCGGCAAGCTCAAGGGAATCTTCACGGACCGTGACGTGGTCGCGCGTGTGGTTGCCGCCGGTCTCGATCCTTCGAAGATCGCCGTGCGCCGCGTGATGACTGCAGATCCTGAAACGCTGCGACCGACCGACTCGATCGCATTCGCGCTCAACCTGATGAGCCTCGGTGGCTACAGGCACATTCCCTTGGTAGACAAATCGGGCACACCGGTCGGGACGGTGTCCGTAAAGGACATTGTCGGTTACCTCGTCGGATTCTTCCCGAAGAGTGTGATCAATCTCCCGCCTGCGCCACGGGCAAACTACGCGCGACAGCGCGAAGGCGCCTGA